One window from the genome of Eublepharis macularius isolate TG4126 chromosome 15, MPM_Emac_v1.0, whole genome shotgun sequence encodes:
- the LOC129342987 gene encoding trypsin-like — MGHHRDTGELAAFPLEDIINGYECPAHSVPWQVYFTTSGSRWCGGSLINEWWIVSAAHCYVPANTLVAHLGEHDTIQPEGTEQNINAALVIRHPNYNDKTQDNDIMLVKLAQPAKFNQYVSPIQLPSSCPASGTWCLVSGWGNLLTHGVAYPEKLQCLKEPIIPNAQCKQAYPSYYSSNMVCAGFMQGGESTCQGDSGGPLECNGQLQGIVSWGYECAMKGHPTVYTKVCNYTPWIHQMMSYY; from the exons ATGGGGCACCACAGAGATACAGGGGAGTTGG CTGCTTTCCCCTTAGAGGACATTATCAATGGTTATGAGTGCCCGGCTCACTCAGTACCTTGGCAGGTGTACTTCACCACCAGCGGGAGCCGCTGGTGCGGAGGGTCTCTGATCAACGAGTGGTGGATCGTGTCGGCTGCCCACTGTTATGTCCC GGCCAACACTCTGGTCGCCCACCTCGGAGAGCACGACACGATCCAGCCAGAGGGCACGGAGCAGAACATAAATGCCGCCCTGGTCATTCGCCACCCCAATTACAATGACAAGACCCAAGACAACGATATCATGCTTGTCAAACTGGCTCAGCCAGCGAAATTCAACCAATATGTGTCTCCTATCCAGCTGCCTTCTAGCTGCCCGGCTTCTGGGACCTGGTGCCTTGTTTCTGGCTGGGGAAATCTCCTGACCCACGGAG TTGCTTACCCAGAGAAGCTGCAGTGCCTCAAAGAGCCGATCATCCCCAATGCACAGTGCAAGCAGGCCTATCCCTCTTACTACAGCAGCAACATGGTGTGTGCAGGTTTCATGCAGGGTGGAGAGAGTACCTGCCAG GGAGACTCCGGAGGCCCTTTGGAGTGCAATGGACAACTGCAGGGGATCGTTTCCTGGGGTTACGAGTGTGCCATGAAGGGCCATCCCACCGTCTACACCAAAGTGTGCAACTACACACCCTGGATACACCAAATGATGTCCTATTATTAG
- the LOC129343120 gene encoding trypsin-3-like, translating into MAIFLYVVLLGVAVATPLNGYGGGDDDDKIIGGYECLAHSQPWQVFLTYGAGYRWCGGSLINDRWIISAAHCYKNPRTLVAHLGEHDTTVEEGTEQHIQVEKAIRYPQYNERTTDHDFMLIKLSQPARFNAFVQPIDVSESCPVAGDICLVSGWGNTRTTGVIYPDNLQCLNVPILSASTCQASYPGRITSNMFCAGYTEGGKDSCQGDSGGPVVCNGKLSGVVSWGIGCAQKNYPGVYATVCNYRAWIDEVMANN; encoded by the exons ATGGCGATTTTCCTGTATGTGGTTCTCCTAGGTGTTGCAG TGGCCACACCTCTAAACGGCtacggtggtggtgatgatgatgataagatCATCGGAGGTTACGAGTGCCTGGCTCACTCCCAGCCATGGCAAGTCTTTTTAACCTATGGGGCTGGTTACCGATGGTGTGGAGGCTCCCTAATTAATGACCGCTGGATCATCTCTGCAGCTCATTGCTACAAAAA TCCCCGCACTCTTGTTGCGCACCTTGGTGAACATGACACGACTGTCGAGGAAGGTACGGAGCAGCACATCCAGGTGGAAAAAGCCATCCGCTACCCTCAGTACAACGAACGCACCACTGACCACGATTTCATGTTGATCAAACTCTCCCAGCCGGCCCGTTTCAACGCCTTTGTGCAACCCATTGACGTTTCTGAAAGTTGCCCGGTGGCTGGGGACATCTGCCTCGTCTCAGGCTGGGGAAACACTCGGACAACAGGCG TTATCTACCCAGACAACCTACAGTGCCTGAACGTGCCCATTCTGTCTGCATCTACCTGCCAAGCCTCGTATCCTGGCCGTATCACCTCTAATATGTTCTGTGCTGGCTATACAGAGGGAGGCAAAGATTCTTGCCAG GGAGACTCTGGTGGACCAGTGGTGTGCAACGGGAAGCTGTCTGGTGTGGTATCCTGGGGTATTGGATGCGCCCAGAAGAACTACCCTGGCGTTTATGCAACCGTGTGTAACTACAGGGCCTGGATAGATGAAGTGATGGCAAACAACTGA